The window CGGCCCGCCATGCGCATCAGGTGCGCGTTGTCCAACTGCTCTTCGCTGTCCCCGTGCAGACGCCGCCACCAGACCCGGAACCCGCCCGGGTTGTGCCCCAGCGAGAAGGAGGCGTTGAGCACGATCCGGTCCACGCAGTCGTAGCTGCCGGCCAGCAGCTCGCCGTACCGCTCGCTCAGCTCATCCATAGCGGGAGGGTAAACCTCGTCGCCCTGCGACCTGCAACTGCCCCGTCAGGGGCCACCGGTTCCGAGCGACGCCTCGGAAGCGGCGTAGGTTTCCTTGGTGGCTGGATGACTGATGTCGATTTGGGTTGTGGGTGACGGGAGGTGACAGACGTGACGAGGCCGCCGCGGATAGGGTGGAGGGGACGTGTCCCGCGCCGTCAGCGCTCCGCCAAGCCAATGCGCGGCAGCTGGGCCGGGCGCATGCCCGGCCGTGCCCGACAGGCAGGGACGCCGACCGCGACGCTGAGCATCGGTGCGGCACGGGTGCCGAAGAACGCCGAGACGTCGTCGTCCAAGAAGGTGACTCCGGTGGCGCCAACGCCGAGCGCGAACGCCGCCAGCTGCAGCCGCTCCGCGGCGACGCCGCCTTCCAGCTGGGCGGCCCGGTAGCCGCGTGCGCCACCCCGCTGGCGAGAGCG of the Actinomycetes bacterium genome contains:
- a CDS encoding nitroreductase family protein — encoded protein: MGGSWSMSCPRLPRTYLSVAYATAGRHSSRRSRQRGGARGYRAAQLEGGVAAERLQLAAFALGVGATGVTFLDDDVSAFFGTRAAPMLSVAVGVPACRARPGMRPAQLPRIGLAER